Within Xanthomonas oryzae pv. oryzae, the genomic segment GGCTTGAATGAATTGTTATACGCCAGCCAGTTCATCAAGCAGCCTCGTGTAAGGCTCCGGGACGAGTGCAAACTCTCCCCAGCCGAGCTGCTCAGCGCAGTATCCGACCCCGTTGCTAGTGATAGCAGACCAGAAGAGTACGTAGCGGCCTACCTTGTCTGCGCCAATACCTTTGCCCTCCTGTGCGGCGTTGTTCTGCTTCAGATAGAAGTCCACGATGCGACCGCTAGCCTGTAGTTTTGTCATCCTGAGGTGGGAAGGCTGTGGATTCGCGCTCATGACAGAGCTAGGGAACCTCTGAACAACGCACCACAAATGCGAGACACTATTTGTTCGGAATGAGGAGGCATCCATGCAACTGACGTTCGGTGACGCCGAGGGCCTGGGCAAGCGCAAGCAGACCCGGCGCGAGATCTTCCTTGCGGAGATGGAGCGCATCGTGCCGTGGAAGCGACTGCTTGCCCTGATCGAGCCGCACTATCCGGTGTCAGGACGACCGGGTCGGCAGCCGTACGCGCTGGCGACGATGTTGCGGATTCATCTGTTGCAGCAGTGGTATGCGTTGAGCGATCCGGCGATGGAAGAGGCATTGCACGAGATCCCGACCCTGCGGCGTTTTGCCCAGCTCGGCGGCTTGGATAACGTTCCAGACGAGACCACGATTCTCAACTTTCGCCGTTTGCTGGAAACCCACGGCATTGCCGCTCGGATGCTGGAAGCGGTCAACGCCCATTTGTCGCGCAAGGGGCAGAGCCTGCGGTCGGGCACGATCGTCGATGCGACGCTGATCGCTGCGCCCAGTTCGACCAAGAATGCCGATCGTGCGCGCGACCCTGAGATGCATCAGACCAAGAAGGGCAACCAGTGGTATTTCGGGATGAAGGCGCACATTGGGGTGGATGAATTTTCCGGGCTGGTACACCACGTGCAGTGCACCGCAGCCAACGTGGCCGATGTCACGGTGACGCACGCATTGCTGCACGGCAAGGAAGACAGCGTGTTCGGCGACAGCGGCTACACCGGTGCGGAAAAACGCGACGAGTTGCAGAGCTGCGAGGCTGCATTTTTCATTGCCGCCAAGCGCTCCACGATTCAAGCCATTGGCAACAAGCGCGCGCGTGCTTGGGCAGAACGTTGGGAACACTTCAAGGCAAGCGTGCGCGCGAAGGTGGAGCACCCATTCCGGGTGATCAAGCGGCAGTTCGGCTACACCAAGGTGCGCTATCGCGGCCTGGCCAAGAACACCGCACAGGTGCAGACGTTATTTGCGCTGTCGAATCTGTGGATGGTGCGCCGGCACTTGCTGCCGGCCAGGGGATAATGCTGCCTGGCGGCAGCCAAAACCGCCAGAACGTTGCAAAAATCGCACCCGACTCAGCATTTTTCCAGTCATTGAAATGCAAGAAGCTGGAATTTTAGAGGTTTGATGGGTTGTTCAGACCTTCCCTAGCTCTTATGTCAGGGTTGAAAATGTTCGCTGGGGTACTTGTTGGTGGCGCCCAGTTCTTGACAGCATTGTCTTACTCCGCTCCAGTACTAGAAAAAGCGATTGGTCGAAAAGGCGTTGTTATCTGGCTTGATTCGCTCAAGGCGGGCCTGCAGGCAGCAGCCCTTAAAGAAGGTGAGCAGGCGATAGCCAAAGCTTCAATGAGGCGTATCGCTACTGGGATATTAAGGCTTGGTGGATGGCAGGTCACAGTCGCATTAATTGCTATTGATGTTTTGATCTATGCCATTGAGCCTGATGCGTTAGAAAAGTGGTGTGAGAGTAACCAGTTTGGGAAAATAAGTGAGGGCTGGGTTATGGGCTTCGGAGCTAGGGAACCTCTGAACAACGCACCACAAATGCGAGACACTATTTGTTCGGAATGAGGAGGCATCCATGCAACTGACGTTCGGTGACGCCGAGGGCCTGGGCAAGCGCAAGCAGACCCGGCGCGAGATCTTCCTTGCGGAGATGGAGCGCATCGTGCCGTGGAAGCGACTGCTTGCCCTGATCGAGCCGCACTATCCGGTGTCAGGACGACCGGGTCGGCAGCCGTACGCGCTGGCGACGATGTTGCGGATTCATCTGTTGCAGCAGTGGTATGCGTTGAGCGATCCGGCGATGGAAGAGGCATTGCACGAGATCCCGACCCTGCGGCGTTTTGCCCAGCTCGGCGGCTTGGATAACGTTCCAGACGAGACCACGATTCTCAACTTTCGCCGTTTGCTGGAAACCCACGCCATTGCCGCTCGGATGCTGGAAGCGGTCAACGCCCATTTGTCGCGCAAGGGGCAGAGCCTGCGGTCGGGCACGATCGTCGATGCGACGCTGATCGCTGCGCCCAGTTCGACCAAGAATGCCGATCGTGCGCGCGACCCTGAGATGCATCAGACCAAGAAGGGCAACCAGTGGTATTTCGGGATGAAGGCGCACATTGGGGTGGATGAATTTTCCGGGCTGGTACACCACGTGCAGTGCACCGCAGCCAACGTGGCCGATGTCACGGTGACGCACGCATTGCTGCACGGCAAGGAAGACAGCGTGTTCGGCGACAGCGGCTACACCGGTGCGGAAAAACGCGACGAGTTGCAGAGCTGCGAGGCTGCATTTTTCATTGCCGCCAAGCGCTCCACGATTCAAGCCATTGGCAACAAGCGCGCACGTGCTTGGGCAGAACGTTGGGAACACTTCAAGGCAAGCGTGCGCGCGAAGGTGGAGCACCCATTCCGGGTGATCAAGCGGCAGTTCGGCTACACCAAGGTGCGCTATCGCGGCCTGGCCAAGAACACCGCACAGGTGCAGACGTTATTTGCGCTGTCGAATCTGTGGATGGTGCGCCGGCACTTGCTGCCGGCCAGGGGATAATGCTGCCTGGCGGCAGCCAAAACCGCCAGAACGTTGCAAAAATCGCACCCGACTCAGCATTTTTCCAGTCATTGAAATGCAAGAAGCTGGAATTTTAGAGGTTTGATGGGTTGTTCAGACCTTCCCTAGTTCTACTGTGTTACTAAATACGAATCCGTTGGTAAGGTGAGACCCCGCAACACGGGCAGTGTGGGAGGCTTCTGGCGATAAGCCTAGCCAGTCCGAAGGCCAGCGTGGCAATCGAGTTGGGATGGTGACGTTGCATTGGGGCCAGACCGGCGCGGGCGGACGCTTTTGGATACTGCAGGCATCTTGAATGCGACGGAGTTTTTTTTACTGCGCAGGCGCTCGCGCATCAAGAACCCGTATGCGGCGATGCACAGACTGGCGTGATGGTGAAAACCACGCCAGTTGCGCCCTTCATAGTGATGCAGGCCCAACTCCGACTTCAGCTCCTGATAATCGCGTTCAATCCGCCATCGGCCTTGTGCCGTGGCAACCAGTGTCTTGACCGGCGTTTGCTTTGGTCGCGTCGAGAACCAGTAGTGGCGGGGCTCGGACTCTCCCGGCGGCCACTCGATCAGCAGCCACTGCTCGTCATGTGCCTGGCGATTGTGTGCGGCACGAACCCGCACCGCCGCGAACCGCGAACTGAGCGTTGCGTCGCTGCCCTGGCGCCAGCTGACCTGCCGATACGTCCTTGCGGGCAAGCGCTGCGCGACTTCATGTACCGAGATCGGCGCATGTGCGCTATCGCGCATCGGTCGTGTGCGGGGCCGACCGCCCTTAGGGCTGGCTGGCGGCATGGGCGCAGGTTGGTGCGATCCCCACCAGACCTTCGTGTTGCTGCGGACGCCAACCATGTACAGCAGGCCGCGTTCGCTGAGCTGGTCTCGCCAGTGGGTCTCGGTGCCGTAGGCCGCATCGGCTAGCACGACGCCTGCCGCCATCCCTGTCGCCAGCGCGCTGTCGATCTGATCCATGGCCAGCGCTGTCTTGGTCTGAAACACGACCTGATCCGGAACGCCTGCCTTCTTGCGCCGCACAGTGTCCTGAGCCCACTGCTCGGGAAGATACAGCCGATAGCCCACTGGCAGGCTGCCGTGTTCGTTGGCGATCGACAAACTCACGGCAACCTGGCAATTGTCCGTCTTGCCAAGGCGGCCACAGTACTGGCGTGCAACACCGACCGAATGCACCCCCTTCTTTGAAAATCCCGTGTCGTCCACGATCCAGTGACACGCTGCGCTCTTCCTGCTCAGGGGCGGCAGCACCTGTGCCGCCACCGCCGCCAGCAGCGCTTGATCGCTCCAGTCGGCATCGGCCACCAGATGGTGCATCGATTGATGGGCTGAGCGCACGTTCTGCGGGTGCACCCGCGCGGCCATGGGCTCCACGCTCTTGCGCCCTCCAGGCAGTAGCAACCCCTTCAGGTACCAGTGTGCGGGCTGTTTGCGATCCGCATGGGACAGGGCGGCAGCAACTACTTCCTCGTACTGTTCAAAACGCACTTCCAGTGTCCTATTCAACACAGCTCTCCCGCGCGGCCTGAAGGTCTTCCAATAGTGGCACAAAGGTACGATTATTTGTAACACAGTGGAACTAGAGCGTACTCTCCTTCTTTAATCTTCAGGAAAGTGTCCCCAGCATCATAATAAACCCCAACATACGTACCAAACCCACCCAGCCATCCACCAATCGCCTTCATCCTGGACATGCTGCGGCTGGCGTCGCCGAAAAATTCCTTGCTCACCTTCTCGGCCATGCTGGTGTAGACCGACACCAGCGCTGCGCCCGAGGCCACCAGACTGCCGTAGTCGCGGGCCTGTTTGTCCGACTTGGACAGCAGGTTGATGAAGTTCACCAGTTCCAGCACGCCGGTCAACGCGCCCAGCCGCACCGCGTTGCGGCTGCTCTGACTGGCCTGCTCCCAGCGTTCGCGCATCAGGTCCGTGCCTTTGTACCGTTCCACGTCGCGCAGGGCGTACAGCATCGGCGTGCCGCTGGTCAGCGTCTGACTGCGGTAATGCTCCACCCGCTCCATGAAATAGCTGCGCACGGCAACGCCCGTGCTGGCCTCCTGGCTGATCAGCTCGGAGACCTCGGCCTCGTCCAAGAGCGCGCGCGTCATCAGCACGAAGCGCACCAGCGCATTGCCTACCTTGTCCTGCACGCCGTTGAGCGGGAAACGATTGAGCAGGAACGCACCGGCCGTGGTCACGAACCGGTCCACCCCGGTTTCGCGCAAGATCCGGTCCGTGGCGGTGAGCGGGGCTGCCTGCTTTTGCGCTGTTTCGAAGCCCTTGTAGACACTCAAGAACTTCTTCAGCGTCTTGCTCGTCGTGACAAACACACTCCAACCGGCGCCGGCCGCCGACAGGACCATGTTCTTTTGCTGATCTGCCTCGCTCAGCGTCTGCTTCAGCTCCTCCCTGGCTTCATCCTGGTTCTGCGCCACCACACGCCACAGCAGGCAGCTGCGGCTTGTCACATCCAGATTGCCCGCCAGGTCCTGCAGGAGCCGGCGACCGTCCGGGTCCATGCCCAGCCCTTCGATCGCATGGGTGATGACCTCCTCGAAGCGCACCCCGCACGATGGCGAAGTGCCGTCGTAGTCCTCCAGCGTGACCAGGAACAGCGGATTGGACAGCCACTTGCCCAGCACCTGCGTGCGCTGCGTCAGCAACTCCATCGCCGCCTGACCGAACCGCTGCGCGTTGGCCTTGAACGCCGTGTACGCGGCCGCGTCGATCCGTGGCCGATACGTCGTTTCCCAGCTCTCTCGCGCCTGCCGCTGGTACACCGGCAGCAGCGCCTTGGACAGCCCGTCCCACGTGCCCTCGTTGGAGGAAGCGATCCCGTGCGCGCGCAGCGCGTCCATTCCCGATCCTGATTAGCCCCATCCCTCAGCCGCTAGTTGCAGGATCTGCGACGCTGCGGTTGGACAATGCCCCCAGCTCAAGGCAACGGAGGTGGGAGATGGGCATCAATCTCGTGCAGTTTCAGCCAGGCTTGTCGCTGAGCGAGTTCATGGATCGCTACGGAACCGAAGCCAAGTGTTACCGGGCGTTGTATCGGTGGCGCTGGCCGAAGGGATTTCGCTGCCCGCAGTGCGACGGCCGCGCGCGCTCGCGCTTTCGACGCGCTGATCAGGTCTACTACCAGTGCCGGGGGTGCCGGCATCAAACCACCTTGCGTGCCGGCACGCTGTTGCAATCGAGCAAGCTGTCTTTGCGCCTGTGGATGCAGGCGATGTACCTGTTGACCTCCAGCAAGACCAACCTGGCAGCACTGGAGTTGAAGCGGCATCTTGGGGTGACCTACAAGGCGGCCTGGCGCATGAAGCACAAGATCATGCAGGCGATGACCGAGCGCGAAGAACCGCGAAAACTCAAGGGATTCGTGCAGATCGATGACGCGTATCTGGGCGGTGAGCGCAGCGGCGGCAAGCGCGGACGAGGTTCGGAGAACAAACAGCCGTTCGTGATCGCGGTGCAAGTGGACCACACCCACGAACACCCCGTCTTTGCGGTGATCGAGCCGGTGAAGGCCTTTGACAACGCCTCGCTGGAGGACTGGATCGCGCGCCGTCTGGAGCCGGAGTGTGAGGTCTATAGCGACGGCCTGGCGTGCTTTCGCCGTCTGGAGGAGGCCGGGCATGCCCACACCACGCTCGATACCGGCGGCGGTCGTGCTGCAACCGACGTCCAGGGAGCACGTTGGTTGAATGTGGTGCTGGGCAATGTCAAACGCGCCATCAGCGGGACCTACCATGCGGTGGGGCAGGCCAAGTATGCAAGGCGCTACCTGGCCGAGGCGGCCTATCGCTTCAACCGCCGATTCGACCTGAAACAGATGCTGCCGCGGCTGGCGACGGCACTGCTGCGCTGCACACCTTGCCCAGAGCGCGTTTTGCGTATGGCAAGCAACTTCCATGGCTGAGGGATGGGGCTAATCAGGTTCCCGATTGGGTGAGCGCATTGCCGCCGGCTTGCTCCTGCTCCAGCTCTTCCATGCGCGCGCGACTGGCCTGGGCATACTGATCCGACAGCACCGCCGCATTGCGCTGCAGCAGCGTATCGATCTGCTCGATGTGCTCCATCGCGTTGAATTCCAGCGCCCGCTCTTCCTTGTAACGCGCCATCGCCCCGACCACGTCGTGCCGGTAGCCGTTGAGCTCGCGCACCACGCCCACCGCGTCCCACAGGCCCAGCAGCATCGGCATGTAGGTCTGTCGCTGATCGCCCTGTTTGCCGTTGTGGCTGGCCGCACACATGCGCGCATAGCGCTGCTGCAGCGCCTGCTCGGCCGAAGCGCCGCTCATGCTATGGGTGCGCAGCGCCCAGGGGTAGCGCGTGCTGTTGGCGTGCAATACATCGGCCTTGTAGCCGCCGCTGGACGTGCTGATCGCCGCCGGCTTGCGATCGTGCGGCAGCTGCGCCGGCTCGCTGATCTCGCCGGCAAAGCCGCGATACTCCAGCGCCACCTTCAGATCCTCGGCGCTGGACAGCGGCACCGTATCGCCCTTGGCCTGCGGCGCGCCGATCCACTGCTTGGGCGTGATCGGTTGCATGCGCTGGCTGATCGACGTTAGGGAACCTCTGAACAACGCACCACAAATGCGAGACACTATTTGTTCGGAATGAGGAGGCATCCATGCAACTGACGTTCGGTGACGCCGAGGGCCTGGGCAAGCGCAAGCAGACCCGGCGCGAGATCTTCCTTGCGGAGATGGAGCGCATCGTGCCGTGGAAGCGACTGCTTGCCCTGATCGAGCCGCACTATCCGGTGTCAGGACGACCGGGTCGGCAGCCGTACGCGCTGGCGACGATGTTGCGGATTCATCTGTTGCAGCAGTGGTATGCGTTGAGCGATCCGGCGATGGAAGAGGCATTGCACGAGATCCCGACCCTGCGGCGTTTTGCCCAGCTCGGCGGCTTGGATAACGTTCCAGACGAGACCACGATTCTCAACTTTCGCCGTTTGCTGGAAACCCACGGCATTGCCGCTCGGATGCTGGAAGCGGTCAACGCCCATTTGTCGCGCAAGGGGCAGAGCCTGCGGTCGGGCACGATCGTCGATGCGACGCTGATCGCTGCGCCCAGTTCGACCAAGAATGCCGATCGTGCGCGCGACCCTGAGATGCATCAGACCAAGAAGGGCAACCAGTGGTATTTCGGGATGAAGGCGCACATTGGGGTGGATGAATTTTCCGGGCTGGTACACCACGTGCAGTGCACCGCAGCCAACGTGGCCGATATCACGGTGACGCACGCATTGCTGCACGGCAAGGAAGACAGCGTGTTCGGCGACAGCGGCTACACCGGTGCGGAAAAACGCGACGAGTTGCAGAGCTGCGAGGCTGCATTTTTCATTGCCGCCAAGCGCTCCACGATTCAAGCCATTGGCAACAAGCGCGCGCGTGCTTGGGCAGAACGTTGGGAACACTTCAAGGCAAGCGTGCGCGCGAAGGTGGAGCACCCATTCCGGGTGATCAAGCGGCAGTTCGGCTACACCAAGGTGCGCTATCGCGGCCTGGCCAAGAACACCGCACAGGTGCAGACGTTATTTGCGCTGTCGAATCTGTGGATGGTGCGCCGGCACTTGCTGCCGGCCAGGGGATAATGCTGCCTGGCGGCAGCCAAAACCGCCAGAACGTTGCAAAAATCGCACCCGACTCAGCATTTTTCCAGTCATTGAAATGCAAGAAGCTGGAATTTTAGAGGTTTGATGGGTTGTTCAGACCTTCCTTAGTTCTACTGTGTTACTAAATACGAATCCGTTGGTAAGGTGAGACCCCGCAACACGGGCAGTGTGGGAGGCTTCTGGCGATAAGCCTAGCCAGTCCGAAGGCCAGCGTGGCAATCGAGTTGGGATGGTGACGTTGCATTGGGGCCAGACCCGCGCGGGCGGACACTTTTGGATACTGCAGGCATCTTGAATGCGACGGAGTTTTTTTTACTGCGCAGGCGCTCGCGCATCAAGAACCCGTATGCGGCGATGCACAGACTGGCGTGATGGTGAAAACCACGCCAGTTACGCCCTTCATAGTGATGCAGGCCCAACTCCGACTTCAGCTCCTGATAATCGCGTTCAATCCGCCATCGGCCTTGTGCCGTGGCAACCAGTGTCTTGACCGGCGTTTGCTTTGGTAGCGTCGAGAACCAGTAGTGGCGGGGCTCGGACTCTCCCGGCGGCCACTCGATCAGCAGCCACTGCTCGTCATGTGCCTGGCAATTGTGTGCGGCACGAACCCGCACCGCCGCGAACCGCGAACTGAGCGTTGCGTCGCTGCCCTGGCGCCAGCTGACCTGCCGATACGTCCTTGCGGGCAAGCTCTGCGCGACTTCATGTACCGAGATCGGCGCATGTGCGCTATCGCGCATCGGTCGTGTGCGGGGCCGACCGCCCTTAGGGCTGGCTGGCGGCATGGGCGCAGGTTGGTGCGATCCCCACCAGACCTTCGTGTTGCTGCGGACGCCGACCATGTACAGCAGGCCGCGTTCGCTGAGCTGGTCTCGCCAGTGGGTCTCGGTGCCGTAGGCCGCATCGGCTAGCACGACGCCTGCCGCAATCCCTGTCGCCAGCGCGCTGTCGATCTGATCCATGGCCAGCGCTGTCTTGGTCTGAAACACGACCTGATCCGGAACGCCTGCCTTCTTGCGCCGCACAGTGTCCTGAGCCCACTGCTCGGGAAGATACAGCCGATAGCCCACTGGCAGGCTGCCGTGTTCGTTGGCGATCGACAAACTCACGGCAACCTGGCAATTGTCCGTCTTGCCAAGGCGGCCGCAGTACTGGCGTGCAACACCGACCGAATGCACCCCCTTCTTTGAAAATCCCGTGTCGTCCACGATCCAGTGACACGCTGCGCTCTTCCTGCTCAGGGGCGGCAGCACCTGTGCCGCCACCGCCGCCAGCAGCGCTTGATCGCTCCAGTCGGCATCGGCCACCAGATGGTGCATCGATTGATGGGCTGAGCGCACGTTCTGCGGGTGCACCCGCGCGGCCATGGGCTCCACGCTCTTGCGCCCTCCAGGCAGTAGCAACCCCTTCAGGTACCAGTGTGCGGGCTGTTTGCGATCCGCATGGGACAGGGCGGCAGCAACTACTTCCCCGTACTGTTCAAAACGCACTTCCAGTGACCTATTCAACACAGCTCTCCCACGCGGCCTGAAGGTCTTCCAATAGTGGCACAAAGATACGATTATTTGTAACACAGTGGAATTAGTAGCGGAAGTAGCTGTCGCCCATTGCAGGAGGGTCGGTTGGCTTCTTCTTTTCCTTGGTGATTTTCCGAAGATTGATGTTCTTGACATCTTTCCAGCCTAATAGGGTGAAAATGGGCTCGGCCATTTCGATGAAGGGCTTAAAGCGACGCCCGATATTCAAACCAATCAAGAAAAATAGTGCAGTCCCTAGCAAGAAGCAGCCGAGAGTAAATAATGGCCTTGCTAGAAAACTAATGCCGATCACCTCTCCGATAACGACAAGGACGCATAGAACGATAAAGGTTGGAACTGCCCCAGCCAATAGCGACAAAATTATGACATTACGCCAATGCGCACGCCCGCCAGCTGATACATGAGGATAAAGGACGATGATTTTTTCATCTGGCTCCAAGACCGCAAATCCAGTAAAAAAATCAGTCCCGGCTGGCTCGGCCACTACTTGGACGTGATCGCCATCTTTAAACGGCCAATTCCATAGTAACGCCTCGACATGTTTACCATCAATATCGAAGCTAACTTGGCACACCGGCTCCTTCATCTCGTCCATTGACATTGCCACCATGCCAGCCGCAGCACCACTTAAACCCATCGTAGCTGCTACAACACCTGTCGTTGCAATACCTTCCCGATCACCAGCACGGAAAAATATGTCCGCAGTAGTGTTCTTTACCTTCACATTACTCAATATGCCACTCAGCACTCTAGCATGCGTTTCCTGGCTTTCCATCATTAATGCTCCACCTCTAAAATAATGACAGTCAGTTGGGGCGAGCCGTGACTTCACCAATAGCCTTTTTAAAAGCCTCGTCTTGCTCTTTTAAATTTTTATAGTGCGGTCTACTGGCCCCAAAGCCTAGAATCCACCCTTCACTCACTTTGCCGAACCAATTGCTTTCGCACCATTTCTCAAGAGCGTCTGGCTCTAGCGCATAAATCAACACATCCATGACAACTAAAGCAACCGTGACTTGCCATCCGCCGAGCCTTAATACTCCGATGCCTATCCGTTTCATTGTTGCCTTAGCTAATACCTCTTCCCCCTCTTTGGCAGCAGCTGCTTGTAAGCCTGCCTTGAGAGAATCCAGCCAAATAATCACACCTCTTCTACCGATAGCTTTCTCAAAAACAGGGGCGGAATAAGCAAGCGCGGTAAGAAACTGCGCGCCACCTACTGCAACCCCTGAAAGTGACTTTGTAAAATAAATAAATGCTGCCCCATAATCTTTCTTATCTAGATTAAGAAAGAGGTCCCCAGCATCATAATAAACCCCAACATACGTACCAAACCCACCCAGCCATCCACCGATCGCCTTCATCCTGGACATGCTGCGGCTGGCGTCGCCGAAGAATTCTTTACTCACCTTTTCGGCCATGCTGGTGTAGACCGACACCAGCGATACGCCCGAGGCCACCAGACTGCCGTAGTCGCGCGCCTGCTTGTCTGCTTTGCTCAGCAGGTTGATGAAGTTCACCAGCTCCAGTACGCCGGTCAGCGAGGCCAATCGCACCGCGTTGCGGCTGCTCTGACTGGCCTGCTCCCAGCGTTCGCGCATCAGGTCCGTGCCCTTGTGCCGTTCCACGTCGCGCAGGGCGTACAGCATCGGCGTGCCGTTGGTCAGCGTCTGACTGCGGTAATGCTCCACCCGCTCCATGAAATAGCTGCGCACGGCAACGCCCGTGCTGGCCTCCTGGCTGATCAGCTCGGAGACCTCGGCCTCGTCCAAGAGCGCGCGCGTCATCAGCACGAAGCGCACCAGCGCATTGCCCACCTTGTCCTGCACGCCGTTGAGCGGGAAACGATTGAGCAGGAACGCACCGGCCGTGGTCACGAACCGGTCCACGCCGCTTTCGCGCAAGATCCGGTCCGTGGCGGTGAGCGGGGCTGCCTGCTTTTGCGCTGTTTCGAAGCCCTTGTAGACGCTCAAGAACTTCTTCAGCGTCTTGCTCGTCGTGACAAACACACTCCAACCGGCACCGGCCGCCGACAGGACCATGTTCTTTTGCTGATCTGCCTCGCTCAGCGTCTGCTTCAGCTCCTCCCTGGCTTCATCCTGGTTCTGCGCCACCACACGCCACAGCAGGCAGCTGCGGCTTGTCACATCCAGATTGCCCGCCAGGTCCTGCAGGAGCCGGCGACCGTCCGGGTCCATGCCCAGCCCTTCGATCGCATGGGTGATGACCTCCTCGAAGCGCACCCCGCACGATGGCGAGGTGCCGTCGTAGTCCTCCAGCGTGACCAGGAACAGCGGGTTGGACAGCCATGCGCCCAGCACCTGCGTGCGCTGCGTCAGCAACTCCATCGCCGCCTGACCGAACCGCTGCGCGTTGGCCTTGAACGCCGTGTACGCGGCCGCGTCGATCCGTGGCCGATACGTCTGCTCCCACGTCTCCCGCGCCTGGCGCTGGTACACCGGCAGCAGCGCCTTGGACAGCCCGTCCCACGTGCCCTCGTTGGAGGAGGCGATCCCGTGTGTGCGCAGCGCGTCCATGCCCGATTGGGTGAGCGCGTTGCCGCCGGCTTGCTCCTGCTCCAGCTCTTCCATGCGCGCGCGACTGGCCTGGGCATACTGATCCGACAGCACCGCCGCATTGCGCTGCAGCAGCGTATCGATCTGCTCGATGTGCTCCATCGCGTTGAATTCCAGCGCGCGCTCGTCCTTGTAACGCGCCATCGCCGCGACCACGTCGTG encodes:
- a CDS encoding T6SS effector BTH_I2691 family protein, translated to MTQNDTSTPCEVCNGTGLAILPVRYTVVPASCPGAGLGPFPKGRGSKEDVSAAGYDYAVRTLRQGMLYLFYEQSGPYGSRQWEAYAVAENGTLWRQVSGYAARRIAGGGVPSCSRPVHNAKRMELITLRYPHLCGTVWVMFSEHLLTPATLKRYAADATLRAERMQPITPKQWIGAPQAKGDTVPLSSAEDLKVALEYRGFAGEISEPAQLPHDRKPAAISTSSGGYKADVLHANSTRYPWALSTHSMSGASAEQALQQRYARMCAASHNGKQGDQRQTYMPMLLGLWDAVGVVHELNGYRHDVVAAMARYKDERALEFNAMEHIEQIDTLLQRNAAVLSDQYAQASRARMEELEQEQAGGNALTQSGMDALRTHGIASSNEGTWDGLSKALLPVYQRQARETWEQTYRPRIDAAAYTAFKANAQRFGQAAMELLTQRTQVLGAWLSNPLFLVTLEDYDGTSPSCGVRFEEVITHAIEGLGMDPDGRRLLQDLAGNLDVTSRSCLLWRVVAQNQDEAREELKQTLSEADQQKNMVLSAAGAGWSVFVTTSKTLKKFLSVYKGFETAQKQAAPLTATDRILRESGVDRFVTTAGAFLLNRFPLNGVQDKVGNALVRFVLMTRALLDEAEVSELISQEASTGVAVRSYFMERVEHYRSQTLTNGTPMLYALRDVERHKGTDLMRERWEQASQSSRNAVRLASLTGVLELVNFINLLSKADKQARDYGSLVASGVSLVSVYTSMAEKVSKEFFGDASRSMSRMKAIGGWLGGFGTYVGVYYDAGDLFLNLDKKDYGAAFIYFTKSLSGVAVGGAQFLTALAYSAPVFEKAIGRRGVIIWLDSLKAGLQAAAAKEGEEVLAKATMKRIGIGVLRLGGWQVTVALVVMDVLIYALEPDALEKWCESNWFGKVSEGWILGFGASRPHYKNLKEQDEAFKKAIGEVTARPN